The following proteins are co-located in the [Pasteurella] mairii genome:
- a CDS encoding Late embryogenesis abundant protein: MKKSVLAVLVLGATLSLSACFDKDSKTAEQVDNAKASMTEAKDAVAKAATDVKDATVQVASEMKDNVAAKATEMKDAAVQKIEEVQSAVNEKVNALTEKAAETKDAAAQKATEVKDAVAEKVAQTKEAAVEAKDVAAEKATEAKDAAMDKVNQAADQVKQATETK; the protein is encoded by the coding sequence ATGAAAAAATCAGTATTGGCAGTGTTAGTGTTAGGTGCAACTTTATCTTTAAGCGCTTGTTTCGATAAAGACAGCAAAACTGCGGAACAAGTTGACAATGCAAAAGCAAGCATGACAGAAGCTAAAGATGCAGTAGCGAAAGCCGCAACCGACGTTAAAGATGCGACCGTGCAAGTGGCTTCTGAGATGAAAGATAACGTCGCTGCAAAAGCAACAGAAATGAAGGATGCAGCAGTACAAAAAATTGAAGAGGTGCAATCAGCTGTAAATGAAAAAGTAAATGCATTAACTGAAAAAGCAGCTGAAACTAAGGATGCAGCAGCACAGAAAGCAACTGAAGTAAAAGATGCAGTAGCGGAAAAAGTAGCTCAAACTAAAGAAGCAGCGGTTGAAGCAAAAGATGTGGCAGCTGAAAAAGCGACTGAAGCAAAAGACGCAGCAATGGACAAAGTTAACCAAGCAGCAGATCAAGTAAAACAAGCTACAGAAACTAAATAA
- the oatA gene encoding O-acetyltransferase OatA produces the protein MIHFNYRPEIDGLRAIAVLSVVIAHANAQWLPNGILGVDVFFVISGFLITQIIYQEMTQNTFSFIEFYKRRAKRILPALLVVLAITTIFISIIFIKQDFIDYLKSIRSTLLFSVNIFFAKDIDYFDITSQEKPLLHLWSLAIEEQFYFIFPIILLLSIKFLKKKYIIGLILTCIVLSLLSQFIPSDKQ, from the coding sequence ATGATTCACTTTAATTATCGCCCTGAAATAGATGGATTGAGGGCTATTGCTGTTTTATCTGTGGTCATTGCTCATGCAAATGCCCAGTGGTTACCCAATGGTATTTTAGGTGTTGATGTATTTTTTGTCATTTCTGGATTTCTGATTACCCAAATTATTTATCAAGAAATGACTCAAAATACATTTTCTTTTATTGAATTTTATAAACGACGTGCCAAGCGTATTTTACCAGCACTATTAGTAGTCTTAGCTATCACAACTATTTTTATCTCTATTATATTTATTAAACAAGATTTTATTGATTATCTTAAATCGATTCGCTCTACTTTATTATTTAGTGTAAATATCTTTTTTGCAAAAGATATTGATTATTTCGATATCACATCTCAAGAAAAACCATTATTACATCTTTGGTCGTTAGCGATAGAAGAACAGTTTTATTTTATATTTCCAATTATCTTATTATTATCAATTAAATTTCTTAAAAAGAAATACATTATTGGGCTAATTTTAACTTGTATTGTATTAAGTCTTTTATCTCAATTCATTCCATCTGATAAGCAATAA
- the mukF gene encoding chromosome partition protein MukF: MFEASQTIPELVMWVKEREFSLNLPTERLAFLLAIAIYNNERLDGEMLETDLIDIFRHISSAFEQSQETVATRANNAINEMVKQRFLNRFSSEFTEGLSIYRLTPLGVGVSDYYIRQREFSALRLSVQLSIVADEIQRASEAAEENGDEHHWRRNVFAPLKYSVAEIFDSIDYSQRIMDENQQTIKEEIADLLTKDWQAAISSCEKLLDETSGNLRELQDTLNAAGDKLQAQLLRIQDCVIGRDELYFIDQLITDLQSKLDRIISWGQQAIDLWIGYDRHVHKFIRTAIDMDKNRVFSQRLRQSIHHYFDHPWYLWTAQAERLIDLRDEELMLREEDALGELPEALQFEEFSALQDQIKEQMQTLLISYREQNRPINLSLVLKEQLENYPLSRHFDVARIIVDQAVRLGMASADLSGVYAQWEAINQQGAEVQAHVIDEYK; this comes from the coding sequence ATGTTTGAAGCATCGCAAACCATTCCTGAATTGGTGATGTGGGTCAAGGAACGTGAATTTAGCCTAAACCTTCCTACGGAGCGCTTGGCATTTTTACTGGCGATTGCGATTTATAATAACGAGCGCTTAGATGGTGAAATGCTGGAAACCGATTTGATTGATATTTTCCGCCATATTTCTTCCGCTTTTGAACAATCCCAAGAAACCGTTGCCACGCGAGCGAATAATGCCATTAATGAAATGGTAAAACAGCGTTTTTTAAATCGTTTTAGCAGTGAATTTACCGAAGGCTTGTCGATTTATCGTTTAACGCCGCTGGGCGTTGGGGTATCCGATTATTATATTCGTCAGCGTGAATTTTCCGCCTTACGTTTATCCGTGCAGCTTTCAATTGTGGCTGATGAAATTCAGCGTGCTTCTGAAGCGGCGGAAGAAAATGGTGACGAGCATCATTGGCGTCGTAATGTGTTTGCGCCGCTGAAATATTCCGTGGCAGAAATCTTTGATAGTATTGATTATTCACAGCGTATTATGGATGAAAATCAGCAAACGATTAAAGAAGAAATCGCTGATTTATTGACCAAAGATTGGCAGGCAGCAATTAGCAGTTGTGAAAAATTATTAGATGAAACTTCCGGCAATTTGCGTGAATTGCAAGATACGCTAAATGCCGCCGGTGATAAGCTGCAAGCGCAACTGTTGCGTATTCAAGATTGTGTGATTGGACGCGATGAGTTGTATTTTATCGATCAATTGATTACCGATTTGCAATCGAAACTTGACCGAATTATTAGTTGGGGGCAACAAGCAATCGATCTGTGGATTGGTTATGACCGCCATGTGCATAAATTCATTCGTACCGCCATTGATATGGATAAAAATCGGGTCTTTTCACAACGTTTACGTCAATCCATCCACCATTATTTCGATCATCCTTGGTATTTGTGGACCGCGCAGGCAGAGCGTTTAATTGATTTGCGTGATGAAGAATTGATGTTGCGCGAAGAAGATGCGTTAGGTGAGTTGCCGGAAGCGTTGCAATTCGAAGAATTTTCCGCATTACAAGATCAAATTAAGGAGCAGATGCAAACCTTATTAATCTCCTATCGTGAGCAAAATCGTCCGATTAACCTTAGTTTGGTCTTAAAAGAACAATTAGAAAATTACCCATTGTCTCGCCATTTTGATGTGGCGCGCATTATCGTTGATCAGGCGGTACGCTTAGGAATGGCAAGCGCGGATTTATCCGGTGTTTATGCGCAATGGGAAGCGATTAATCAACAGGGCGCCGAAGTACAGGCGCACGTTATTGACGAATATAAATAA
- the mukE gene encoding chromosome partition protein MukE, with translation MTDNLQDGISSKLAVAIANPLFPAVDSQLRSGKHIGMEHLDNHAFLLDFQWELDNFYRRYNVELIRAPEGFFYLRPKATTLIARSVLTELEMLVGKVLCYLYLSPERLAQQGIFTIQEVYDELLNLADESKLLKAVNQRSSGSDLDKQKLAEKVRAALTRLRRLGMIHTIGEQNSGKFTISESVFRFGAEVRSGDDPLEAQLRLIRDGEAANPQSLQLEKSAVEKDEEIEDVEDQEGEE, from the coding sequence ATGACAGATAATCTTCAAGATGGAATTTCAAGCAAATTAGCGGTGGCAATTGCCAATCCGCTGTTTCCTGCGGTGGACAGCCAATTACGTTCCGGTAAACATATCGGCATGGAGCATTTGGATAACCATGCATTTTTACTGGATTTTCAGTGGGAGTTGGATAATTTTTATCGTCGTTATAATGTGGAACTTATTCGTGCCCCGGAAGGTTTTTTCTATCTACGCCCGAAAGCGACAACCTTAATCGCGCGTTCCGTGTTGACGGAGCTGGAAATGTTAGTGGGCAAAGTGCTTTGTTATTTATATCTAAGTCCGGAACGTTTGGCTCAACAAGGGATTTTTACGATTCAAGAAGTGTATGACGAATTATTGAATTTGGCGGACGAAAGCAAACTATTAAAAGCAGTCAATCAGCGTTCTTCCGGTTCTGATTTGGATAAACAAAAATTAGCAGAAAAAGTGCGTGCGGCGTTAACGCGTTTACGTCGTTTGGGCATGATTCATACCATTGGTGAGCAAAACAGCGGAAAATTTACCATTTCCGAGTCGGTTTTCCGTTTTGGTGCGGAAGTACGTTCCGGAGACGATCCGTTAGAAGCGCAATTACGTTTAATTCGTGATGGAGAAGCGGCTAATCCGCAATCCTTGCAATTGGAAAAAAGTGCGGTAGAAAAAGACGAAGAAATTGAAGATGTTGAAGATCAAGAGGGAGAAGAATAA
- the mukB gene encoding chromosome partition protein MukB, giving the protein MSDIFEQENEILDLEKDIIVNDVDEMSLEQADLATSLVTMSQFNPALQSVGVERGKFRSLTLINWNGFFARTFDLDELVTTLSGGNGAGKSTTMAGFVTALIPDLTLLHFRNTTEAGSTGGSRDKGLHGKLRPGVCYAALDTINSRHQRIVVGVRLQQVAGRDKKVDIKTFSIQGLELSLNPTVIFTETVGERQARVLNLNELKDKIENLGAQFKQYHSITDYHGMMFDLGIIPKRLRSSSDRSKFYKLIEASLYGGISSAITKSLRDYLLPENLGVRKAFQDMESALRENRMTLEAIKVTQADRDLFKHLITETTNYVASDYMRNANERLGNIQTALSFRQDWYKAKAEQDLSQHRLIDLSREAAELAENEKTLEVDHQSAVDHLNLVLNALRHQEKISRYHEDVATLREKLEEQKMAVEEANEQQEASQAQLEQVELEVDQLRNQLADYQQALDAQQTRALQYNQAISALEKAKYLCGLAELSVKNVEDYYAEFEAQAEDITARVLELEQKMSISEAAKTQFDKVYQLVCSIAGEMPRSAAWESAKTLLREYPRQKVQAQQSASLRGKLHELEQRYAQQQSAVRLLKDVNQRANLALESVEELEDFYAEQEALVDDLSVELSEQVEQRSTLRQKREQLTALYEENARKAPAWLTAQAALERLQEQSGANFADSQDVMNFMQAQLVKEREFTIERDQLEQKRQHLDEQISRLSQPDGSEDPRLNVLAERFGGVLLSELYDDVPIEDAPYFSALYGPARHAIVVRDLTAVKEQLSQLEDCPEDLYLIEGDPAEFDDSVFNAQELELGVVVQVSNREVRYSKFPEIPLFGRAAREKRLEELQAQRDEIAEQYAQRAFDVQKCQRLHEHFSQFVGLHLALAFLPNPETLMAEVQRERNEIERELNQFSTGEQQIRMQLDNAKEKMQLLNKLLPQVNVLADETLLDRIEECREQLDEAEQDAHFIRQYGNALAQLEPIANTLQSDPENYERLKADYESAVGLQKQIQQRVFALADVVQRKAHFSYEDTVKSETSELNEQLRQRLEHVQKQREQQREIVRQKQVRFAQYNQVYIELRSSFDEKNKMLNELIEEIGQLGVRADDGAEDRARIRRDELYQQLSTSRQRRTYIEKQLTQIETESENLTRRIRKAERDYKTQRELVVAAKVSWCVVLRLSRNSDVEKRLNRRELAYLSADDLRSMSDKALGALRTAVADNEYLRDALRISEDSRKPENKVRFFIAVYQHLRERIRQDIIKTDDPIDAIEQMEIELSRLTDELTGREKKLAISSESVANIMRKTIQREQNRIRMLNQGLQNIAFGQVKSVRLVVNIRDTHAMLLDALSGNQAEYQDLFSDNRMTFSEAIAKLYQRINPHIDMGQRTAQTIGEELLDYRNYLDLEVEVYRGADGWLRAESGALSTGEAIGTGMSILLMVVQSWEEESRRIRGKDIVPCRLLFLDEAARLDAKSISTLFELCERLDMQLLIAAPENISPEKGTTYKLVRKISGNQEHVHVVGLRGFGASA; this is encoded by the coding sequence ATGTCTGACATATTTGAGCAAGAAAACGAAATACTTGATCTTGAAAAGGACATTATTGTAAACGATGTTGACGAAATGTCTTTGGAACAAGCGGATTTAGCGACTTCTTTAGTGACAATGTCACAATTTAATCCTGCATTGCAATCAGTTGGTGTAGAAAGAGGGAAGTTTCGTTCTTTAACCTTAATTAACTGGAACGGTTTTTTCGCGCGTACTTTTGATTTGGATGAATTAGTAACGACCTTATCGGGCGGAAACGGTGCGGGTAAATCTACGACAATGGCAGGCTTTGTCACCGCATTGATTCCGGATTTAACCTTGTTGCATTTCCGTAATACTACGGAAGCGGGTTCAACCGGCGGTTCGCGAGATAAAGGGTTGCACGGTAAATTGCGTCCGGGCGTGTGTTATGCTGCCTTAGATACGATTAATTCTCGTCATCAGCGTATTGTTGTCGGTGTTCGTTTGCAGCAAGTGGCGGGACGCGATAAAAAAGTGGATATTAAAACGTTTTCCATTCAAGGCTTGGAATTATCCCTTAATCCGACCGTGATTTTTACGGAAACCGTCGGCGAACGCCAAGCGCGCGTATTAAATTTAAATGAACTAAAAGATAAAATTGAAAACCTAGGCGCGCAATTTAAACAATATCATTCTATCACGGATTACCACGGGATGATGTTTGATTTGGGTATTATTCCAAAACGTTTACGTTCTTCTTCTGACCGTAGCAAATTCTATAAATTGATTGAAGCGTCTTTATACGGTGGGATTTCCAGTGCGATTACCAAATCCTTGCGTGATTATCTATTGCCGGAAAATTTAGGCGTACGCAAAGCGTTCCAAGATATGGAAAGTGCGTTACGCGAAAACCGCATGACCCTTGAAGCCATTAAAGTCACGCAAGCTGACCGCGATTTATTTAAACATTTGATCACGGAAACCACCAATTATGTCGCCTCCGATTATATGCGTAACGCCAACGAGCGTTTAGGCAATATTCAAACCGCACTTTCTTTCCGTCAAGATTGGTATAAAGCCAAAGCGGAACAAGATTTATCGCAACATCGCTTAATTGATTTAAGTCGCGAAGCCGCAGAGTTGGCGGAAAATGAAAAAACGTTGGAAGTGGATCACCAAAGTGCGGTCGATCATTTAAATTTAGTGTTAAATGCCTTACGCCATCAAGAAAAAATTTCCCGTTATCATGAAGATGTCGCCACCTTACGGGAAAAATTAGAAGAACAAAAAATGGCGGTTGAAGAAGCCAATGAACAGCAAGAAGCAAGCCAAGCGCAATTGGAACAAGTGGAGCTGGAAGTGGATCAGCTGCGTAACCAATTGGCAGATTATCAACAAGCGCTTGATGCACAACAAACCCGCGCTTTGCAATATAACCAAGCGATTAGCGCTTTAGAAAAAGCCAAATATTTATGCGGGTTAGCTGAGTTGTCGGTAAAAAATGTGGAAGATTATTATGCGGAATTTGAGGCGCAGGCGGAAGATATTACCGCGAGAGTGCTGGAATTAGAGCAGAAAATGTCCATTTCCGAAGCGGCGAAAACGCAATTTGATAAAGTCTATCAGTTGGTGTGTAGCATTGCGGGTGAGATGCCGCGTTCAGCAGCGTGGGAAAGCGCAAAAACTTTGTTGCGTGAATATCCGCGTCAAAAAGTGCAAGCGCAGCAAAGTGCGTCATTGCGCGGTAAATTACATGAATTAGAACAACGTTATGCCCAACAACAAAGTGCGGTGCGTTTATTAAAAGATGTTAACCAACGCGCGAATTTAGCCTTGGAAAGCGTTGAGGAATTAGAAGATTTCTATGCCGAACAAGAAGCGCTAGTGGACGATTTGTCTGTCGAATTATCCGAGCAAGTGGAACAGCGTTCGACATTGCGCCAAAAACGCGAACAATTGACCGCACTTTATGAAGAAAATGCACGTAAAGCGCCGGCATGGTTAACTGCACAAGCCGCGTTGGAACGTTTGCAAGAACAAAGTGGCGCAAATTTTGCTGATAGCCAAGATGTGATGAATTTTATGCAGGCACAATTGGTTAAAGAGCGTGAATTTACCATTGAACGCGATCAATTGGAGCAAAAACGTCAACATTTAGATGAGCAAATTTCTCGTTTAAGCCAGCCGGACGGTTCGGAAGATCCGCGTTTAAATGTGCTTGCCGAGCGTTTTGGTGGCGTATTATTGTCTGAATTATATGATGATGTGCCGATTGAAGATGCGCCTTATTTCTCGGCGTTATATGGGCCAGCACGCCATGCGATTGTGGTGCGCGATTTAACTGCCGTGAAAGAACAATTGAGCCAATTGGAAGATTGCCCGGAAGATTTATATTTAATTGAAGGCGATCCGGCAGAATTCGACGACAGTGTCTTTAATGCGCAAGAGTTGGAATTGGGCGTTGTGGTGCAAGTGTCAAATCGCGAAGTGCGTTATTCCAAATTCCCAGAAATTCCGTTGTTCGGTCGTGCCGCACGAGAAAAGCGCTTGGAAGAATTACAAGCACAACGGGATGAAATTGCGGAACAATATGCGCAGCGTGCGTTTGATGTGCAAAAATGTCAGCGTTTGCATGAACATTTCAGCCAATTTGTCGGTTTACATTTAGCCTTGGCATTTTTACCTAATCCGGAAACCTTAATGGCGGAAGTACAACGCGAACGTAATGAAATTGAGCGCGAGCTTAACCAATTTAGTACCGGTGAACAACAAATTCGGATGCAATTGGATAATGCTAAAGAAAAAATGCAATTGCTGAATAAATTGTTGCCGCAAGTCAATGTTTTGGCGGATGAGACCTTGTTGGATCGCATTGAAGAATGTCGCGAACAATTGGATGAAGCAGAACAAGATGCGCATTTTATCCGTCAATATGGCAACGCCTTAGCGCAATTGGAGCCGATTGCGAATACCTTGCAAAGTGATCCTGAAAATTATGAGCGCTTAAAAGCGGATTACGAAAGTGCGGTCGGTTTACAAAAACAAATTCAACAACGCGTTTTTGCTTTGGCGGATGTGGTGCAACGTAAAGCGCATTTCAGTTATGAAGATACGGTGAAATCTGAAACTTCCGAATTAAATGAACAGTTGCGTCAACGTTTGGAACACGTGCAAAAACAACGGGAACAGCAACGCGAAATTGTGCGCCAAAAACAAGTGCGTTTTGCACAATATAACCAAGTTTATATTGAATTGCGCAGTTCCTTTGATGAAAAAAATAAAATGTTAAATGAACTGATTGAAGAAATCGGTCAGCTTGGCGTGCGCGCGGATGATGGCGCGGAAGATCGCGCTCGTATTCGTCGTGATGAATTGTATCAACAACTTTCTACCAGTCGCCAACGTCGTACTTATATTGAAAAACAATTAACGCAAATTGAAACAGAAAGCGAGAATTTAACACGTCGTATTCGTAAAGCAGAGCGGGATTATAAAACCCAGCGCGAATTAGTGGTTGCGGCGAAAGTGAGTTGGTGTGTGGTGCTGCGTTTATCTCGCAACAGCGATGTGGAAAAACGCCTCAATCGTCGCGAATTGGCATATTTATCCGCGGATGATTTGCGCTCAATGTCGGATAAAGCCTTGGGTGCATTGAGAACAGCGGTTGCCGATAACGAATATTTGCGTGATGCTTTACGTATTTCTGAAGATAGTCGTAAACCGGAAAATAAAGTACGGTTCTTTATTGCGGTATATCAACATCTGCGCGAACGTATTCGTCAAGATATTATCAAAACCGACGATCCGATTGATGCAATTGAGCAAATGGAAATTGAGCTTTCTCGTTTAACTGATGAGTTAACCGGACGCGAGAAAAAATTGGCGATCAGTTCGGAAAGTGTGGCGAATATTATGCGCAAAACCATTCAGCGCGAACAAAACCGAATTCGTATGTTGAACCAAGGGTTGCAAAATATTGCTTTTGGTCAAGTTAAATCTGTGCGTTTGGTGGTGAATATTCGTGATACTCATGCGATGTTATTGGACGCGTTATCCGGCAATCAGGCGGAATATCAAGATTTATTCAGCGACAACCGTATGACCTTCTCTGAAGCGATTGCGAAATTGTATCAACGCATTAATCCACATATCGATATGGGGCAGCGTACTGCACAAACCATTGGCGAAGAATTGCTGGATTATCGCAATTATCTCGATCTTGAAGTGGAAGTCTATCGTGGTGCGGACGGTTGGTTGCGCGCGGAAAGTGGCGCCTTGTCCACCGGTGAAGCTATCGGAACCGGGATGTCTATTTTATTGATGGTCGTTCAAAGTTGGGAAGAAGAAAGCCGCCGAATTCGCGGTAAAGATATTGTTCCATGTCGTTTGTTATTCTTAGATGAAGCGGCGCGTTTGGATGCGAAATCCATTTCCACCTTGTTTGAATTGTGTGAACGTCTGGATATGCAATTGCTTATCGCTGCGCCGGAAAATATCAGCCCAGAAAAAGGGACGACGTATAAATTAGTACGTAAAATCTCCGGTAACCAAGAACACGTTCATGTGGTTGGCTTACGCGGATTTGGCGCTAGCGCCTAG
- a CDS encoding drug/metabolite transporter, producing MHYLFLAILCSVAVSVLLKVARKRNILIEQAIAFNYITALGLSYILLKPNFQGLAFTNFIAQSEHSSIFFALGILLPTVFIIMSKAVEFAGIVRADAAQRLSLFLPIVAAFLLFDEQLSQARLIGIILAFFALFCLLTKPAAQMQGSVKGVISLILVWFGYGIIDILFKQTAKMGAAFATTLFISFCLAACVMFMYLLLKRTRWTAPSLLGGMLLGGLNFMNILFYIKAHQHFSENPTLVFAGMNVGVICFGTLVGALVFKEKISKINGVGVIVGILSILCLFYWDHVIG from the coding sequence ATGCATTATCTTTTTCTTGCTATTCTTTGTAGTGTGGCGGTTTCGGTGTTGCTGAAAGTGGCGCGGAAACGCAATATTCTTATTGAGCAAGCTATTGCCTTTAATTACATTACCGCACTTGGATTAAGTTATATTTTACTGAAGCCAAATTTTCAAGGCTTGGCATTTACGAATTTTATTGCGCAAAGCGAACATTCGTCGATCTTTTTCGCCTTGGGGATTTTGTTGCCAACGGTGTTTATTATTATGTCGAAAGCGGTGGAGTTTGCCGGTATTGTCCGCGCAGATGCGGCACAGCGATTGTCTTTATTTTTACCGATTGTTGCCGCCTTTTTGTTGTTTGATGAGCAATTAAGCCAAGCGCGCTTGATCGGAATTATTTTAGCGTTTTTCGCCTTATTTTGTTTGCTCACCAAACCCGCCGCGCAAATGCAAGGCAGCGTCAAAGGCGTTATCAGTTTAATTTTGGTGTGGTTTGGTTATGGCATTATTGATATTTTATTCAAACAAACCGCCAAAATGGGCGCCGCATTTGCTACCACGCTTTTTATCTCTTTTTGCTTGGCGGCTTGTGTAATGTTTATGTATTTACTACTGAAACGAACCCGTTGGACTGCGCCAAGTTTGCTGGGCGGAATGCTCCTTGGTGGCTTAAATTTTATGAACATCCTGTTTTATATTAAAGCGCATCAACATTTTAGTGAAAATCCGACATTAGTTTTTGCTGGTATGAATGTGGGAGTGATTTGTTTTGGCACCTTAGTCGGTGCATTGGTATTTAAAGAAAAAATAAGCAAAATCAATGGAGTAGGGGTAATTGTTGGAATATTATCCATTCTTTGTTTATTTTACTGGGATCACGTTATTGGGTAA
- the sbcB gene encoding exodeoxyribonuclease I, translating into MLEYYPFFVYFTGITLLGKFAMQSDFSFFIYDFESFGINPASDRPAQFAGIRTDEHFNIIGEPVMLYCKQSNDYLPSPAAVLVTGITPQECNEKGVPEPEFAARILAEFSQPNTCIMGFNNIRYDDEMARYTFYRNFIDPYEYSYKNGNFRWDLLDVVRACYALRPEGINWAYDEDGMPSFRLEKLTQANGIEHSNAHDAMADVYATIAMAKLIKEKQPKLFHYFFTHRDKKSLVELIDTAKLTPLVHVSGMLGNYRGNTSWVVPLAWHPSNQNAVIVCDLARDISDLLTKSAVELREILYTPKVVLEAQGVLPVPLKLVHINKCPILAPAKTLLPKNAQRLGIDRDFCLQNLAKLRQVNIRDKVIEIFNDDRSFEPSENVETELYSGFFGYNDKNNMAILRDLPPEKLADHQLTFQDKRIEPLLFHYRARHFYKTLTRTEQLQWQRYRRRKLEKSAVQFEQDLQKLAQEQQDNPEKLALLQQVYEYGVKLLG; encoded by the coding sequence TTGTTGGAATATTATCCATTCTTTGTTTATTTTACTGGGATCACGTTATTGGGTAAATTCGCGATGCAATCTGATTTTTCTTTTTTTATTTATGATTTTGAAAGTTTTGGCATTAATCCGGCGTCCGATCGTCCCGCGCAGTTTGCCGGTATTCGTACCGATGAACATTTTAATATTATCGGCGAGCCGGTGATGTTGTATTGCAAACAAAGCAATGATTATTTGCCTTCGCCCGCAGCGGTTTTGGTCACGGGGATTACGCCGCAAGAATGTAATGAGAAAGGGGTTCCCGAGCCGGAGTTCGCCGCGCGTATTTTAGCCGAATTTAGCCAACCGAATACCTGTATTATGGGCTTTAATAATATTCGTTATGATGACGAAATGGCGCGCTATACCTTTTACCGCAATTTTATTGATCCCTATGAGTATAGCTATAAAAATGGAAATTTCCGTTGGGATTTGTTGGATGTTGTGCGTGCTTGTTATGCCTTGCGTCCAGAGGGGATTAATTGGGCATATGATGAAGACGGAATGCCATCTTTTCGGCTGGAAAAATTAACTCAAGCCAATGGCATTGAGCATAGTAATGCACATGATGCGATGGCGGATGTTTATGCAACCATTGCCATGGCAAAACTGATTAAAGAAAAACAACCTAAATTATTTCACTATTTTTTTACGCACCGAGATAAAAAATCTCTCGTAGAACTGATTGACACTGCAAAATTAACACCGCTGGTTCACGTTTCCGGTATGTTGGGCAATTATCGCGGTAATACCAGTTGGGTAGTTCCTTTGGCATGGCATCCGAGCAATCAGAATGCAGTGATTGTATGCGATTTAGCGCGCGATATCAGCGACTTATTAACGAAAAGTGCGGTAGAATTACGCGAGATTTTATATACGCCCAAAGTCGTGCTTGAAGCGCAAGGTGTGCTGCCGGTTCCGTTAAAATTGGTGCATATTAATAAGTGTCCGATTTTAGCGCCGGCGAAAACGCTATTGCCTAAAAATGCACAACGTTTGGGTATTGATCGCGACTTTTGTTTGCAAAATTTGGCTAAATTGCGCCAAGTTAATATTCGGGATAAAGTGATTGAAATTTTTAATGATGATCGGTCATTTGAACCCAGTGAGAATGTAGAAACGGAATTATACAGCGGCTTTTTTGGTTATAACGATAAAAATAATATGGCGATTTTACGCGATTTACCGCCAGAAAAATTAGCAGATCATCAGTTAACGTTCCAAGACAAGCGCATAGAACCCTTGTTATTTCATTATCGCGCTAGACATTTTTATAAAACCTTAACGCGCACGGAGCAATTGCAATGGCAAAGATACCGCCGGCGAAAACTGGAAAAAAGTGCGGTGCAATTTGAGCAAGATTTGCAAAAACTGGCTCAAGAACAGCAAGATAACCCAGAAAAATTAGCGTTGTTGCAGCAAGTGTATGAATATGGCGTAAAATTATTGGGATGA